The Sporichthyaceae bacterium sequence GGACACCGACTACACGGTGCGGGCCAGCGCCGCGGGTGACCACGGTGACCCGATCACCAACCTGAGCACCTTCCACACCCGGAAGCTGACGGAGGATCAGTCGCTGATCGCCGAGCAGGTCACCCCGGCCGACGGGGACACCGTCGGCGTCGCCTATCCGATGGTGGTGCAGTTCAACCACCAGGTGCACAACCGCAAGGCGGTCACCGACGCATTGGCGGTGGAGACCTTCCCGCAGGTGGACGGCGCCTGGTACTGGATCGACCCAGCGACCGTGGATTACCGCCCGCAGCAGTTCTGGCCGGCCGGCACCGTGGTCACCCTGCACGCCAACCTGCGCGGCGTGGACGCGGGCAACGACCTGTGGGGCGCGGCCAACAAGACCTCGTCGTTCACCGTGGCCCGCCAGCAGGAGATCGATGTCAACGTCAAGACCCACGAGCTGGCGGTGATCCGCGACGGCAAGCAGATCGCGAAGTTTCCCATCTCCAGCGGCAAGGCCGGCTGGGAAACGCGTAACGGGACCAAGGTGATCATGGAAAAGGTCACCGACAAGACCTGGACCAACCAGGCCATCGACGCCCCGGAGCACTACGTCAAGCACTCGCAGTGGGCGATGCGCATGACCAACTCCGGGGAGTTCGTCCACGACGCCCCGTGGAACGCCGCGCACCTCGGCGAGGACAACGCCAGCCACGGCTGCGTGGGCCTGTCCACCGACAACATGTCCTGGCTGTGGGACCACACCATCGTGGGTGATCCGGTGGTGGTCACCGGGTCCCCAGTGCCGTTCACCGAGCTGGATAACCGCATTCAGGACTGGAACGTCCCCTGGGATCGTTGGCTGGGCAATAACTTGGACCTGTCCGACCAGTGAGCATCACCGGTTGTGTCCGGTAGATCCCATGGATCCCTTTCGTCACTTGTGAGCGGCGTGTCGCGGTCCGAAGACTAGCTCTGTGTCACGACCCGATGACGTCGAGTGCGTAAAACTGTGGAGATTCTTCCAACTCCGCAACATCCGGAACGGTGCGTTCCGCCGCCTCGTCCATGTGACATCTGGCAGCACGTGGACCATGCACCGCACACCGGGGGATGCAATCAACAGCACACGTTTCGAACAGCTGCGGCGCACGCGCCCGGTTGCGCTGGCCGCGGCGGGGTTGTTGTTGGCCGGCTGCACCGGTGCGACCGCAGCGGCAAGTTCCCCTGCGGCTCCCCCGGCGCCGGTCCCGGCCGACGTGTCGATCACCCCGACCGACGGCACCGACACGGTGCTGCCCAACGGCGTGGTCACCGTCACTGCGAAGTCCGGCATGCTCAACCACGTCGACGTGAGCGACCCGGCCGGCGTCTACCTGCTCGGCACGTACAACCCGACGCACACCGTGTGGACCTCGGCCGCGCCGCTGGTGCCGGATTCGAAGTACGCCGTCTCGGTGTCCGCCACCGGTCCGAAGGGTGACTCGTCCACCGACACCTCGGGCTTCGTCACCGCTGCGGTGGATGCCGCCAAGCGACTGCTGGTCGCCCAGGTCACCCCGGCCGACGGGGACACCGTG is a genomic window containing:
- a CDS encoding Ig-like domain-containing protein, whose amino-acid sequence is MVEGAANRRWRTALLASACLVLAACGGSSPKAGDMDPVGTSAAVRISPATGIADVALNAPVTVTSARGPLDHVDVTDANGAYLAGDFGADRTTWTSAASLRPDTDYTVRASAAGDHGDPITNLSTFHTRKLTEDQSLIAEQVTPADGDTVGVAYPMVVQFNHQVHNRKAVTDALAVETFPQVDGAWYWIDPATVDYRPQQFWPAGTVVTLHANLRGVDAGNDLWGAANKTSSFTVARQQEIDVNVKTHELAVIRDGKQIAKFPISSGKAGWETRNGTKVIMEKVTDKTWTNQAIDAPEHYVKHSQWAMRMTNSGEFVHDAPWNAAHLGEDNASHGCVGLSTDNMSWLWDHTIVGDPVVVTGSPVPFTELDNRIQDWNVPWDRWLGNNLDLSDQ